In one window of Lynx canadensis isolate LIC74 chromosome B3, mLynCan4.pri.v2, whole genome shotgun sequence DNA:
- the DCAF11 gene encoding DDB1- and CUL4-associated factor 11 isoform X1, whose protein sequence is MTEEARDGGAVGQRCGRSRCKQGLAPLRVLRPLPAGGDTRSPCTGPNDAVIRRWDHGTAVAQELGPETPPRACPEEGLACVGVRKRKRRMKMWIWPRGQVRLVQGGGAANLQLIQALSDSEEEHDSAWDGRLGDRYNPPVDATPDTRELECNEIKTQVELATGRLGLRRAAREHSFPQMLHQRERGLCHRGSFSLGERSRMMSHFLPNDLGFTDTYSQKAFCGIYSKDGQIFMSACQDQTIRLYDCRYGRFHKFKSIKARDVGWSVLDVAFTPDGNHFLYSSWSDYIHICNIYGEGDTHTALDLRPDERRFAVFSIAVSSDGREVLGGANDGCLYVFDREQNRRTLQIESHEDDVNAVAFADISSQILFSGGDDAICKVWDRRTMREDDPKPVGALAGHQDGITFIDSKGDARYLISNSKDQTIKLWDIRRFSSREGMEASRQAATQQNWDYRWQQVPKKAWRKLKLPGDSSLMTYRGHGVLHTLIRCRFSPTHSTGQQFIYSGCSTGKVVVYDLLSGHIVKKLTNHKACVRDVSWHPFEEKIVSSSWDGNLRLWQYRQAEYFQDDMPESEEPLSTPAPVPHPSAAFSSPQ, encoded by the exons ATGACGGAGGAGGCGCGTGACGGAGGAGCAGTTGGCCAACGCTGCGGCCGCAGTCGGTGTAAACAAGGCCTCGCGCCGCTGCGGGTCCTGCGACCGCTCCCGGCTG GAGGTGACACGAGGAGTCCCTGCACAGGACCTAATGATGCTGTGATCAGAAGATGGGATCACGGAACAGCAGTAGCGCAGGAACTGGGTCCGGAGACCCCTCCGAGGGCTTGCCCCGAAGAGGGGCTAGCCTGCGTCggagtgaggaagaggaagaggaggatgaagaTGTGGATCTGGCCCAG AGGCCAAGTGAGGTTGGTGCAGGGAGGAGGTGCAGCAAATTTACAACTCATCCAGGCCCTCTCAGACTCGGAGGAAGAGCATGACAGTGCCTGGGATGGCCGTCTTGGGGACCGATACAACCCACCTG TGGACGCAACTCCTGACACCCGGGAGCTGGAATGCAATGAGATCAAGACACAAGTGGAATTGGCCACAGGGCGGCTGGGGCTTAGACGGGCAGCCCGGGAGCACAGCTTTCCTCAAATGCTGCACCAG AGAGAACGGGGCCTCTGCCACCGGGGAAGCTTCTCCCTTGGAGAACGGTCTCGAATGATGTCTCA cttctTGCCCAACGATCTGGGTTTCACTGATACCTACTCTCAGAAAGCTTTCTGCGGCATCTACAGCAAAGATGGTCAGATCTTCATGTCTGCTTGCCAAG ACCAGACAATCCGACTGTATGACTGCCGGTATGGCCGCTTTCATAAATTCAAGAGCATCAAGGCCCGGGATGTAGGCTGGAGCGTACTGGACGTGGCCTTCACCCCTGATGGGAACCACTTCCTATATTCCAGCTGGTCTGATTACA TTCATATCTGCAACATCTAcggggagggagacacacacactgCCCTGGATCTAAG GCCAGATGAGCGTCGCTTTGCTGTCTTTTCCATCGCTGTCTCCTCAGATGGACGGGAAGTGTTAGGAGG GGCCAATGATGGCTGCCTATACGTCTTTGATCGAGAACAGAACCGGCGCACCCTTCAG ATTGAGTCCCATGAGGATGATGTGAACGCAGTGGCCTTTGCTGACATAAGCTCCCAAATCCTGTTCTCTGGGGGTGATGATGCCATCTGCAAAGTGTGGGATCGACGCACCATGCGGGAGGATGACCCTAAGCCCGTGGGTGCACTGGCTGGACACCAGGACGGCATCACCTTCATTGACAGCAAG GGTGATGCCCGGTATCTCATCTCCAACTCCAAAGACCAGACCATCAAGCTCTGGGATATCCGACGCTTTTCTAGTCGGGAAGGTATGGAAGCCTCACGGCAGGCTGCCACACAGCAAAACTGGGACTACCGCTGGCAGCAGGTACCCAAAAAAG CCTGGCGGAAACTGAAACTCCCAGGAGACAGCTCCTTGATGACCTACCGGGGCCATGGGGTGCTGCATACCCTTATCCGTTGCCGATTCTCCCCCACCCATAGCACCGGCCAGCAGTTCATCTACAGTGGCTGCTCTACTGGCAAAGTTGTCG TGTACGACCTCCTCAGCGGCCACATCGTGAAGAAGCTGACCAACCACAAGGCCTGCGTGCGTGACGTCAGCTGGCACCCCTTTGAGGAAAAGATTGTCAGCAGTTCG TGGGATGGGAACCTGCGTCTCTGGCAGTACCGCCAGGCCGAGTACTTCCAGGACGACATGCCAGAATCTGAGGAGCCCCTCAGCACCCCTGCCCCAGTGCCCCACCCCTCTGCAGCCTTTTCCTCACCCCAGTAG
- the DCAF11 gene encoding DDB1- and CUL4-associated factor 11 isoform X2 — MGSRNSSSAGTGSGDPSEGLPRRGASLRRSEEEEEEDEDVDLAQVLAYLLRRGQVRLVQGGGAANLQLIQALSDSEEEHDSAWDGRLGDRYNPPVDATPDTRELECNEIKTQVELATGRLGLRRAAREHSFPQMLHQRERGLCHRGSFSLGERSRMMSHFLPNDLGFTDTYSQKAFCGIYSKDGQIFMSACQDQTIRLYDCRYGRFHKFKSIKARDVGWSVLDVAFTPDGNHFLYSSWSDYIHICNIYGEGDTHTALDLRPDERRFAVFSIAVSSDGREVLGGANDGCLYVFDREQNRRTLQIESHEDDVNAVAFADISSQILFSGGDDAICKVWDRRTMREDDPKPVGALAGHQDGITFIDSKGDARYLISNSKDQTIKLWDIRRFSSREGMEASRQAATQQNWDYRWQQVPKKAWRKLKLPGDSSLMTYRGHGVLHTLIRCRFSPTHSTGQQFIYSGCSTGKVVVYDLLSGHIVKKLTNHKACVRDVSWHPFEEKIVSSSWDGNLRLWQYRQAEYFQDDMPESEEPLSTPAPVPHPSAAFSSPQ, encoded by the exons ATGGGATCACGGAACAGCAGTAGCGCAGGAACTGGGTCCGGAGACCCCTCCGAGGGCTTGCCCCGAAGAGGGGCTAGCCTGCGTCggagtgaggaagaggaagaggaggatgaagaTGTGGATCTGGCCCAGGTACTGGCCTATCTCCTCCGCAG AGGCCAAGTGAGGTTGGTGCAGGGAGGAGGTGCAGCAAATTTACAACTCATCCAGGCCCTCTCAGACTCGGAGGAAGAGCATGACAGTGCCTGGGATGGCCGTCTTGGGGACCGATACAACCCACCTG TGGACGCAACTCCTGACACCCGGGAGCTGGAATGCAATGAGATCAAGACACAAGTGGAATTGGCCACAGGGCGGCTGGGGCTTAGACGGGCAGCCCGGGAGCACAGCTTTCCTCAAATGCTGCACCAG AGAGAACGGGGCCTCTGCCACCGGGGAAGCTTCTCCCTTGGAGAACGGTCTCGAATGATGTCTCA cttctTGCCCAACGATCTGGGTTTCACTGATACCTACTCTCAGAAAGCTTTCTGCGGCATCTACAGCAAAGATGGTCAGATCTTCATGTCTGCTTGCCAAG ACCAGACAATCCGACTGTATGACTGCCGGTATGGCCGCTTTCATAAATTCAAGAGCATCAAGGCCCGGGATGTAGGCTGGAGCGTACTGGACGTGGCCTTCACCCCTGATGGGAACCACTTCCTATATTCCAGCTGGTCTGATTACA TTCATATCTGCAACATCTAcggggagggagacacacacactgCCCTGGATCTAAG GCCAGATGAGCGTCGCTTTGCTGTCTTTTCCATCGCTGTCTCCTCAGATGGACGGGAAGTGTTAGGAGG GGCCAATGATGGCTGCCTATACGTCTTTGATCGAGAACAGAACCGGCGCACCCTTCAG ATTGAGTCCCATGAGGATGATGTGAACGCAGTGGCCTTTGCTGACATAAGCTCCCAAATCCTGTTCTCTGGGGGTGATGATGCCATCTGCAAAGTGTGGGATCGACGCACCATGCGGGAGGATGACCCTAAGCCCGTGGGTGCACTGGCTGGACACCAGGACGGCATCACCTTCATTGACAGCAAG GGTGATGCCCGGTATCTCATCTCCAACTCCAAAGACCAGACCATCAAGCTCTGGGATATCCGACGCTTTTCTAGTCGGGAAGGTATGGAAGCCTCACGGCAGGCTGCCACACAGCAAAACTGGGACTACCGCTGGCAGCAGGTACCCAAAAAAG CCTGGCGGAAACTGAAACTCCCAGGAGACAGCTCCTTGATGACCTACCGGGGCCATGGGGTGCTGCATACCCTTATCCGTTGCCGATTCTCCCCCACCCATAGCACCGGCCAGCAGTTCATCTACAGTGGCTGCTCTACTGGCAAAGTTGTCG TGTACGACCTCCTCAGCGGCCACATCGTGAAGAAGCTGACCAACCACAAGGCCTGCGTGCGTGACGTCAGCTGGCACCCCTTTGAGGAAAAGATTGTCAGCAGTTCG TGGGATGGGAACCTGCGTCTCTGGCAGTACCGCCAGGCCGAGTACTTCCAGGACGACATGCCAGAATCTGAGGAGCCCCTCAGCACCCCTGCCCCAGTGCCCCACCCCTCTGCAGCCTTTTCCTCACCCCAGTAG
- the DCAF11 gene encoding DDB1- and CUL4-associated factor 11 isoform X3, with translation MKMWIWPRGQVRLVQGGGAANLQLIQALSDSEEEHDSAWDGRLGDRYNPPVDATPDTRELECNEIKTQVELATGRLGLRRAAREHSFPQMLHQRERGLCHRGSFSLGERSRMMSHFLPNDLGFTDTYSQKAFCGIYSKDGQIFMSACQDQTIRLYDCRYGRFHKFKSIKARDVGWSVLDVAFTPDGNHFLYSSWSDYIHICNIYGEGDTHTALDLRPDERRFAVFSIAVSSDGREVLGGANDGCLYVFDREQNRRTLQIESHEDDVNAVAFADISSQILFSGGDDAICKVWDRRTMREDDPKPVGALAGHQDGITFIDSKGDARYLISNSKDQTIKLWDIRRFSSREGMEASRQAATQQNWDYRWQQVPKKAWRKLKLPGDSSLMTYRGHGVLHTLIRCRFSPTHSTGQQFIYSGCSTGKVVVYDLLSGHIVKKLTNHKACVRDVSWHPFEEKIVSSSWDGNLRLWQYRQAEYFQDDMPESEEPLSTPAPVPHPSAAFSSPQ, from the exons atgaagaTGTGGATCTGGCCCAG AGGCCAAGTGAGGTTGGTGCAGGGAGGAGGTGCAGCAAATTTACAACTCATCCAGGCCCTCTCAGACTCGGAGGAAGAGCATGACAGTGCCTGGGATGGCCGTCTTGGGGACCGATACAACCCACCTG TGGACGCAACTCCTGACACCCGGGAGCTGGAATGCAATGAGATCAAGACACAAGTGGAATTGGCCACAGGGCGGCTGGGGCTTAGACGGGCAGCCCGGGAGCACAGCTTTCCTCAAATGCTGCACCAG AGAGAACGGGGCCTCTGCCACCGGGGAAGCTTCTCCCTTGGAGAACGGTCTCGAATGATGTCTCA cttctTGCCCAACGATCTGGGTTTCACTGATACCTACTCTCAGAAAGCTTTCTGCGGCATCTACAGCAAAGATGGTCAGATCTTCATGTCTGCTTGCCAAG ACCAGACAATCCGACTGTATGACTGCCGGTATGGCCGCTTTCATAAATTCAAGAGCATCAAGGCCCGGGATGTAGGCTGGAGCGTACTGGACGTGGCCTTCACCCCTGATGGGAACCACTTCCTATATTCCAGCTGGTCTGATTACA TTCATATCTGCAACATCTAcggggagggagacacacacactgCCCTGGATCTAAG GCCAGATGAGCGTCGCTTTGCTGTCTTTTCCATCGCTGTCTCCTCAGATGGACGGGAAGTGTTAGGAGG GGCCAATGATGGCTGCCTATACGTCTTTGATCGAGAACAGAACCGGCGCACCCTTCAG ATTGAGTCCCATGAGGATGATGTGAACGCAGTGGCCTTTGCTGACATAAGCTCCCAAATCCTGTTCTCTGGGGGTGATGATGCCATCTGCAAAGTGTGGGATCGACGCACCATGCGGGAGGATGACCCTAAGCCCGTGGGTGCACTGGCTGGACACCAGGACGGCATCACCTTCATTGACAGCAAG GGTGATGCCCGGTATCTCATCTCCAACTCCAAAGACCAGACCATCAAGCTCTGGGATATCCGACGCTTTTCTAGTCGGGAAGGTATGGAAGCCTCACGGCAGGCTGCCACACAGCAAAACTGGGACTACCGCTGGCAGCAGGTACCCAAAAAAG CCTGGCGGAAACTGAAACTCCCAGGAGACAGCTCCTTGATGACCTACCGGGGCCATGGGGTGCTGCATACCCTTATCCGTTGCCGATTCTCCCCCACCCATAGCACCGGCCAGCAGTTCATCTACAGTGGCTGCTCTACTGGCAAAGTTGTCG TGTACGACCTCCTCAGCGGCCACATCGTGAAGAAGCTGACCAACCACAAGGCCTGCGTGCGTGACGTCAGCTGGCACCCCTTTGAGGAAAAGATTGTCAGCAGTTCG TGGGATGGGAACCTGCGTCTCTGGCAGTACCGCCAGGCCGAGTACTTCCAGGACGACATGCCAGAATCTGAGGAGCCCCTCAGCACCCCTGCCCCAGTGCCCCACCCCTCTGCAGCCTTTTCCTCACCCCAGTAG
- the FITM1 gene encoding fat storage-inducing transmembrane protein 1 isoform X2, whose translation MGNDARPHLGASHRGLHPPSQPPFVQFHVNPRTIFASHGNFFNIKFVNSAWGWTCTFLGGFVLLVVFLATRRVAVTARHLSRLVVGAAVWRGAGRAFLLIEDLTGSCFEPLPQGLLLHELPDRRSCLAAGHQWRGYTVSSHTFLLTFCCLLMAEEAAVFAKYLAHGLPAGAPLRLVFLLNVLLLGLWNFLLLCTVIYFHQYTHKVVGAAVGTFAWYLTYGSWYHQPWSPGSPGHGLFPRPHSSRKHN comes from the exons ATGGGCAATGATGCCAGGCCCCATCTGGGTGCTTCACACCGAGGACTTCATCCACCCTCACAGCCACCCTttgtacag TTCCATGTCAACCCTCGGACTATCTTCGCCAGCCACGGCAACTTCTTCAACAT AAAGTTTGTGAATTCGGCATGGGGCTGGACGTGCACCTTCCTGGGGGGCTTCGTGTTGCTGGTGGTGTTCCTGGCTACCCGGCGCGTGGCGGTGACTGCCCGGCACCTGAGCCGGCTGGTGGTGGGGGCCGCAGTGTGGCGGGGGGCCGGCAGGGCCTTCCTGCTCATCGAGGACCTGACTGGTTCCTGCTTCGagcctctgccccagggcctgcTGCTGCACGAGCTTCCCGACCGCCGCAGCTGCCTGGCAGCCGGCCACCAGTGGCGGGGCTACACGGTCTCCTCCCACACCTTCCTGCTCACCTTCTGCTGTCTGCTCATGGCTGAGGAAGCCGCTGTGTTCGCCAAGTACCTGGCCCATGGGCTGCCAGCTGGGGCGCCCCTACGCCTAGTCTTCCTGCTCAACGTGCTGCTGCTGGGCCTCTGGAACTTCTTGCTGCTCTGTACCGTCATCTATTTCCACCAGTATACTCACAAGGTGGTGGGTGCTGCAGTGGGGACCTTTGCCTGGTACCTCACCTATGGCAGCTGGTATCATCAGCCCTGGTCTCCAGGGAGCCCGGGCCACGGGCTCTTCCCTCGGCCCCACTCCAGCCGCAAGcataactga
- the FITM1 gene encoding fat storage-inducing transmembrane protein 1 isoform X1 yields MERGPVVGAGLGAGARIRALLGCLVKVLLWVASALLYFGSEQAARLLGSPCLRRLYHAWLAAVVIFGPLLQFHVNPRTIFASHGNFFNIKFVNSAWGWTCTFLGGFVLLVVFLATRRVAVTARHLSRLVVGAAVWRGAGRAFLLIEDLTGSCFEPLPQGLLLHELPDRRSCLAAGHQWRGYTVSSHTFLLTFCCLLMAEEAAVFAKYLAHGLPAGAPLRLVFLLNVLLLGLWNFLLLCTVIYFHQYTHKVVGAAVGTFAWYLTYGSWYHQPWSPGSPGHGLFPRPHSSRKHN; encoded by the exons atGGAGCGGGGGCcggtggtgggggcagggctgggggccggggcccGAATCCGGGCACTGCTGGGCTGCCTGGTCAAGGTGCTGCTCTGGGTGGCCTCTGCCTTGCTGTACTTTGGAAGTGAACAGGCTGCCCGGCTCCTGGGCAGCCCCTGCTTACGGCGCCTCTACCATGCCTGGTTGGCAGCAGTGGTCATCTTTGGGCCCCTTCTGCAGTTCCATGTCAACCCTCGGACTATCTTCGCCAGCCACGGCAACTTCTTCAACAT AAAGTTTGTGAATTCGGCATGGGGCTGGACGTGCACCTTCCTGGGGGGCTTCGTGTTGCTGGTGGTGTTCCTGGCTACCCGGCGCGTGGCGGTGACTGCCCGGCACCTGAGCCGGCTGGTGGTGGGGGCCGCAGTGTGGCGGGGGGCCGGCAGGGCCTTCCTGCTCATCGAGGACCTGACTGGTTCCTGCTTCGagcctctgccccagggcctgcTGCTGCACGAGCTTCCCGACCGCCGCAGCTGCCTGGCAGCCGGCCACCAGTGGCGGGGCTACACGGTCTCCTCCCACACCTTCCTGCTCACCTTCTGCTGTCTGCTCATGGCTGAGGAAGCCGCTGTGTTCGCCAAGTACCTGGCCCATGGGCTGCCAGCTGGGGCGCCCCTACGCCTAGTCTTCCTGCTCAACGTGCTGCTGCTGGGCCTCTGGAACTTCTTGCTGCTCTGTACCGTCATCTATTTCCACCAGTATACTCACAAGGTGGTGGGTGCTGCAGTGGGGACCTTTGCCTGGTACCTCACCTATGGCAGCTGGTATCATCAGCCCTGGTCTCCAGGGAGCCCGGGCCACGGGCTCTTCCCTCGGCCCCACTCCAGCCGCAAGcataactga